AGAACCTGCTGACCTATGACCGGACCTTTGGCGGACGCCACAAGGTGAACTTTACGGGGCTGTATAGCCTCCAGCAATACGAGGCGCAGTCGAACTCGTTTAGCGACAATTCCATTACGGCGGATTACCTTCAGTATTATAACCCGCAGTACGCCGCCAACCTGACCGGTACGGGTTCCTATCAGAAGTGGGACATTATCTCGTATATGGGGCGGTTGAACTATACGTATGCCGACCGGTACCTGCTCACGCTGACCCTTCGTTCGGACGGTTCCTCCAGGCTGGCGCCGGGGAACAAGTACCACGTTTTCCCGTCCGCGGCGGCGGCCTGGAACATCAACCACGAAACCTTTATGAAAAACACCCGGACGTTTTCGGACCTGAAGCTCCGGCTGAGCTATGGGACGGTGGGCAATACCGCCATCGATCCTTACCAGACGCTGGGGTCGCTGTCCGCCATCAACTATAATTTCGGCACCGCGGTCGTGACGGGCGCTTATCCGACCAACGTCCCGAACCCAAACCTGACCTGGGAATATACGTCGACGCTAAACCTGGGCTTGGACTTCGGTGTCTTGAACAACAGGGTGACGGGTTCGGTGGACCTGTATCACGAGTACACCAATAACCTGCTTTTGCCCGAATCCCTGCCGCCGACATCGGGTATACCCAACGCGGTACTGACCAATATCGGCAAAACGGAGAACCAGGGGATAGAGCTCCAGGTTGGCGCCATGATCCTTCAAAGCAAGGGCAAGGGTGCCTTTACCTGGAGGGCGGACCTGAACCTGTACATCAACCGGGGGAAAATCACCCGGCTGGAAAACGGGGTGACGCAGGACATTGCCAACAACTGGTTTGTCGGCCATCCCATCGGGACGATTTTTGACTACAAAAAGCTCGGGATCTGGCAGAATACGGGAGCGGACTCGGCCCTGGCGCAAAAATTGGGGCTGACCCTGACCGGAACCGGTTCGGTGATCGGGACGATCAAGGTGGCGGATGTCAACGGGAACGGGAAGATCGACGCGGGCGACCGGATTACCCAGGGATCCAATCAACCCAAATGGGAGGGCGGGATGACCAACCGGTTCTCTTACCGTGGATTCGACTTTACGGTGGTTGCCTTTGCCCGGGTGGGAGGAACCATTACCAGCAGCCTTTTCCAGAGCGGCGGTTTTGTCAATACCTACCAGGGGAACTACAACAACATCAATGTCAATTACTGGACGCCGGCGAACCACGAGAACGTGTATCCCAAACCCAATTCGGCTTCCACGAATACGCCTTATTCTTCTTTGCTGAGCTATTTCGACGGGACGTTTGTAAAAATCAGGAGCCTGAGCCTGGGGTATACATTGCCCCGGTCCTGGTTGACAATGACTGGATTCCATACGATGCGGGTGTACGCCACGGCCCAGAACCCATTTATCCTTTTCTCGCCTTATCGCAACAAGTACGGGGGCGTAGACCCGGAGACGGCCATGGGGTCCGGGGCCGGGTCGGGCAACGAGGGAGCGATCGGGATCAATACGCCGTCCACCTGGTCGATGATTTTTGGGGTTAATGGTTCATTGTAAAAAAAAGATCATGCAACGACAACTTTTTCATACGAACCTGAGGCGCGCGACCATGGTCGGGCTTCTCCTGCTTGCTGCGGCCTGCCAGCGCAAGCTGGTCGAAAACCCACAGTCCATCCTCACTCCGGCGTTTTTCAAAACGGCCCAGGGTTTCCAAACGGGGCTGGACGCGGCGTATGCCGGGAACCGGAACATCTGGGGCCCGGTGGATTACGCCACCATGAGCGTGCCGGGTACGGATGAATTCATCACCGGCAACGACGGGAACAACGACATCAACAAATACAACAGCAACTATACGTCTTCCACGGGGACCTTGTCCAATGTATGGACGCCCTGCTATACGTATATCAATACCTGTAACGGGCTTGTCGACAACGCGGTTTCGGTGACGGGACTGGACACCGCCACGCGCAACGAGATGGTGGGTGAGGCCAGGTTCCTCCGGGCGAACTACTACTTCCTCCTGGTCCAGCAATGGGGGAACATCACGCTGAACGAGCACTTTCAAAGTACCCCGACGACGTCGGCTGCGCAGTCTCCGATGGCAGACGTGTATGCCTTTATCATTCAGGACCTGAGGGCCGCCATAGCGGTGCTCCCGCCCAGTCCCCAGACGACGGGTGTCCTGGCGGGCAAGGCGACCAAGGCGGCCGCCATGCACCTCCTCTCCAAGGTGTACCTGACCCGGGGGTGGTCGCCTGCCGCCCAGGCGGGGGACTTTACCCATGCCTTCCAGGTCGCGGACAGCGTCATCCACGTCCTGGGACCCGCTAATGGGGTATACCTGCTCCAGGACTTTGGCCAGGTATATGCGGAGGGCAACGAAGCCAACAACGAAGTACTTTGGTCCGTGCAACACACCACCAACCTTGCCTACAACGGGTCCGCGACCCAGAACAACAGCGGACCGGACAACCTGTATTGTCACTTCTGGGTGCCGAAATACGAAGTGGAGCCGGGTATGCAGCGCAGCACCCTGTACGGGCGCCCCTATATCCGCTGGGTGCCTACGCTGTGGCTCATGGATACCGCCTTTGCGGACAAGGTCAACGACACCCGCTATGCGAAGAGCTTTCAAAACCTTTGGTTGTGCAACTTTGCGGGTTCGATCCCGGTCTGGACGAGTCCTTTGCCACCCGGGGCGCCGGCGAACGCCGTGGTGGGCCAGCCCAAGTTTACCCTGAACGACACCGCGATCTTTATGCCCGGGTACGACGTCAGCAACGCGCAGATCGCCGCTTCCCGCTACCTGCTGATTCCGCCCCGGAAATATTCCATCGCCTTGTCTCCCGCCATGACCAAGTATTTTGACATCAACCGCTCCAATATGAATGCGCCTTCCATCCGGCCGATTATCATCTACCGGCTCGCAGAGACCTACCTGATTGCCGCGGAGGCCTTGTTGATGAGCGGACAGGCCGCCGCGGCGGTGCCTTATATCAACGCGATCCGGGAGCGCGCGGCCTATCCCACGGGGAATGCCGCGGCCATGGACATCACGGCCGGACAGGTGACCCTGGACTTTATCCTGGACGAACGCGCCCGGGAATTGTGCGGGGAGGTCACGCGCTGGGAAGACCTGCGGCGGACGCGGACCCTTTTGCAACGCGTCCAGTTGCATAATTCGGATGGAAGGTTTACTATTACGGCAAGGGATACCCTCCGGCCCATCCCCCAGGTACAGATAGACGCAACGATCACCGGGCCCGCGTATACCCAGAATCCAGGTTGGTAAACCCTTAGGGCGCCACAGGCGCCGCTCAACTAAACGAACAATATGAAGCACTTTTTCGTCATTCTTTTTTGCATGACGGCCGTCCCGGCTCCGGCGGCCACAAAGGCTCCGGCGGGCGGCGTCTACAACATCCGCGACTTTGGCGCCAAAGGCGACGGCGTCACGCTGGAAACCAAGGCCATCGACAAGGCCATTGACGCGGCGGCGGCCGCGGGGGGAGGAACGGTATTTTTCCCTGCGGGCCACTACCTATCCTTTACGATCCACCTGCAAAGCAACGTATCTCTTTACCTCGACCAGGGCGCCGTCCTGATCGGCGCGGAGAGCAAGGAGGGCGCGGGGTATGACGCCCCGGAACCCAATACGGCCTATGACGCCTACCAGGATTTCGGGCACAACCACTGGAAGAACAGCCTGATCTGCGGCGAGTACGTACACGATATTTCCATCCTCGGCCAGGGGATGATCTGGGGGCGGGGGCTGATCCGGAACGCGTCTTCCAAAACACCGTCCGGTATCGGGAACAAGGCCATCGGTCTCAAATGGTGCCGGAACGTGACGATCCAGGACATATCGATCCTGCACGGGGGACACTTCGCCATCCTGGCCACCGGGGTGGACAACCTTTCGATCCGGAACCTGAAGATCGACACCGACCGGGACGGAATGGACATCGACTGTTGTAAAAACGTGCGCGTGTCGGATTGTTATGTGAACTCTCCCTTTGACGACGGGATATGTTTAAAAAGCTCCTTTGGTCTCGGGTTGGCACGGTCCACGGAAAACGTGACCGTCACCAACTGCCAGGTGAGCGGGTATGACATGGGTACGCTGCTGGACGGCACCTTTCAACGCACCTACAGCAAGTACTCGGACGGGAGCCCCACGGGCCGTATCAAGATGGGGACCGAGTCCAACGGCGGCTTTAAAAACGTCACCATTTCCAATTGCGTTTTTGACTACTGCCGGGGGCTGGCCCTGGAAACCGTGGATGGGGCGCTCTTAGAGGACGTGACCATTTCCAATATCACCATGAGGGACGTCACCAATGCCCCCCTCTTTATCCGGCTGGGGGAACGCATGCGCGGTCCCGATACGATACCGGTGGGCGTTTGCCGGCGGATCATCCTCAGCAATATCGTCGTGTACAATGCCGACCCCCGGCATGGGTGTATCATCAGCGGCGTCCCGGGTCACCCGATCGAGGGATTGCGCATGAGCGACATTCATCTGTACTATAGGGGCGGTGGCACAAAAGATATGGCGGCCCGGGTCGTACCGGAATACGAGAAGGATTATCCCGAACCCTACCGGTTTGGATCCATGCCGGCGTACGGGTTCTTTATCCGTCACGTAAAGGACCTGCACCTCCATGACCTGGAGATCAGGTATGCCACAGACGACCAGCGGCCGCCTTTTTACATGGAAGACGTGACCGGGGCAGAGCTGCACCACGTGCAGGTGCAAAAGGCCGACGGCGCTCCGTGCCTCGTGCTGCGGCAGGTGTCGGATCTGAGTCTGGAACGGGTGCAACACGTAAAAGATGCGGTGATCGCTTCGGCGGACCGGCAGGATCTCTAATAACATCATGATGCTACTGACAAGTGTAATGCTCAGCGCCGCACTGGCGCAAACGCCCGCGCCTCCGCGAACGCCCGCGCCGTTGGATTCCACGGAAGCGGCGATCCGGAAGGTGGCGGACCATATCGTCGCCGGGACGAGCTTTCAATACGTGAATACAAAGACCGGGGTTAAGGTGGGCTCCACGGCAGGGTTGGCGCCTTCACCGGACGTCAAGGCCGAAAGCCGGTACAACAAATGGGTTTATCCCGACGGGGTGTTGGCGGTGGGCATGGTGGAAGCAGCCTCGATATTGAAGGACGCGACCTATTCCGACTACGCGCGTAAGAATTACCGGTTTATTTTCGACAACATCGATTACTTCCGGAAGGGATACGAAGCTGGGGAAAAAAAGGTGGAATTCGGACCTTTCTTCCGTATGAGTGCCCTGGACGACTGCGGGTCCATGGCGGCGGGGTTGCTGGACGTGTATGCCTTTGACCAGAGGGTGGATTATATGGCCTACCTGAAAAGGGCGGCCGATTATATTATGAACCGGCAGCTCAAATTACCCGACAGTACGCTTTGCCGGGATCATCCGCGCGCCCTGACGATCTGGGCGGACGACCTGTATATGAGCGTCCCTTTTCTGGCTCGTATGGGCAAGCTGACGGGGGATCCCCGGTATGTCGACTTTGCCATCCACCAGGTGGAGCAGTTTAACCATTACCTTTTTGACCCGGCCACCGGGCTATACTTCCATTGTTATTATTCCGACATGGGTGTCAACGGCGTGGTGCACTGGGGCAGGGCCAACGGCTGGCTGGCTATGGCACAGGCGATGCTGATCGACCACCTGCCGAAGAATCATCCCAAAAAGGCGGAACTGATCGGATTCCTGCTCCGGCAGGTTATCGGGTTTTCACGCTACCAGGACAATGCGACCGGGCTTTGGCACCAGGTCCTGGACAAACCGGACGCCTACCTGGAGACCTCGGTCTCGGCGATGTTTGCCTACACGGTCGCCAAAGCTGTCAATGAAGGCTGGATCCATCCGCGTTACCTGAGCATCGCCCGGGATGCCTGGGGCGGTTTGCTGAGCCGGATCACACCCGGG
This region of Dinghuibacter silviterrae genomic DNA includes:
- a CDS encoding SusC/RagA family TonB-linked outer membrane protein, with product MKLLVLLCCCALLCSPPLRAQETKTLLKGFVLSVTGEPLNGASVVVKDHGEGTITSPNGAFQLTISSNKVALIVSAVGYTTKEEVVLVKEAGALVIHLSPGKNVLDEVVVVGYGTRRKADLTGSLTAISEQSLKDVPVANLSAALQGQGAGIDVQKSGGNSHPGAAPSILVRGVRSIDASNSPLIVVDGIPFNGSIDDINTNDVVGVTVLKDASSTAIYGSRGANGVVLVTTNRGRTGKPVVTYSGYGGFTKPSGEYGVMNGPEFENLKKWGLINGNPGKYTGIDDPAFMTDGTFAPEELYGIRHNRSTDWQKEVYRTGFMTDHQVGVSGGADFTQYAVSGGYHKETGVYPGQSFERFSVKLSVDQQLGRLIRFGLNSLDSYTITNGENANPMEQALRASPLASPYDSTGALINYFVPGSANQVWNPLDNFVKGAAVENRKRLNTFNTLYLDVSLAKGLKYRFNAGTEIHTDIYGNFYASNTTNNLGGLSTSTNSTGINTSYTLENLLTYDRTFGGRHKVNFTGLYSLQQYEAQSNSFSDNSITADYLQYYNPQYAANLTGTGSYQKWDIISYMGRLNYTYADRYLLTLTLRSDGSSRLAPGNKYHVFPSAAAAWNINHETFMKNTRTFSDLKLRLSYGTVGNTAIDPYQTLGSLSAINYNFGTAVVTGAYPTNVPNPNLTWEYTSTLNLGLDFGVLNNRVTGSVDLYHEYTNNLLLPESLPPTSGIPNAVLTNIGKTENQGIELQVGAMILQSKGKGAFTWRADLNLYINRGKITRLENGVTQDIANNWFVGHPIGTIFDYKKLGIWQNTGADSALAQKLGLTLTGTGSVIGTIKVADVNGNGKIDAGDRITQGSNQPKWEGGMTNRFSYRGFDFTVVAFARVGGTITSSLFQSGGFVNTYQGNYNNINVNYWTPANHENVYPKPNSASTNTPYSSLLSYFDGTFVKIRSLSLGYTLPRSWLTMTGFHTMRVYATAQNPFILFSPYRNKYGGVDPETAMGSGAGSGNEGAIGINTPSTWSMIFGVNGSL
- a CDS encoding RagB/SusD family nutrient uptake outer membrane protein, producing the protein MQRQLFHTNLRRATMVGLLLLAAACQRKLVENPQSILTPAFFKTAQGFQTGLDAAYAGNRNIWGPVDYATMSVPGTDEFITGNDGNNDINKYNSNYTSSTGTLSNVWTPCYTYINTCNGLVDNAVSVTGLDTATRNEMVGEARFLRANYYFLLVQQWGNITLNEHFQSTPTTSAAQSPMADVYAFIIQDLRAAIAVLPPSPQTTGVLAGKATKAAAMHLLSKVYLTRGWSPAAQAGDFTHAFQVADSVIHVLGPANGVYLLQDFGQVYAEGNEANNEVLWSVQHTTNLAYNGSATQNNSGPDNLYCHFWVPKYEVEPGMQRSTLYGRPYIRWVPTLWLMDTAFADKVNDTRYAKSFQNLWLCNFAGSIPVWTSPLPPGAPANAVVGQPKFTLNDTAIFMPGYDVSNAQIAASRYLLIPPRKYSIALSPAMTKYFDINRSNMNAPSIRPIIIYRLAETYLIAAEALLMSGQAAAAVPYINAIRERAAYPTGNAAAMDITAGQVTLDFILDERARELCGEVTRWEDLRRTRTLLQRVQLHNSDGRFTITARDTLRPIPQVQIDATITGPAYTQNPGW
- a CDS encoding rhamnogalacturonidase, translating into MKHFFVILFCMTAVPAPAATKAPAGGVYNIRDFGAKGDGVTLETKAIDKAIDAAAAAGGGTVFFPAGHYLSFTIHLQSNVSLYLDQGAVLIGAESKEGAGYDAPEPNTAYDAYQDFGHNHWKNSLICGEYVHDISILGQGMIWGRGLIRNASSKTPSGIGNKAIGLKWCRNVTIQDISILHGGHFAILATGVDNLSIRNLKIDTDRDGMDIDCCKNVRVSDCYVNSPFDDGICLKSSFGLGLARSTENVTVTNCQVSGYDMGTLLDGTFQRTYSKYSDGSPTGRIKMGTESNGGFKNVTISNCVFDYCRGLALETVDGALLEDVTISNITMRDVTNAPLFIRLGERMRGPDTIPVGVCRRIILSNIVVYNADPRHGCIISGVPGHPIEGLRMSDIHLYYRGGGTKDMAARVVPEYEKDYPEPYRFGSMPAYGFFIRHVKDLHLHDLEIRYATDDQRPPFYMEDVTGAELHHVQVQKADGAPCLVLRQVSDLSLERVQHVKDAVIASADRQDL